In the Mytilus trossulus isolate FHL-02 chromosome 1, PNRI_Mtr1.1.1.hap1, whole genome shotgun sequence genome, one interval contains:
- the LOC134712400 gene encoding 3'-5' exoribonuclease HELZ2-like isoform X1 yields the protein MDSDSDDEWYDEEANRSRNRLRNNDLQQGTNTESLHDTPESWFHEGLEINRYEFIRTENVIVLRPFLYRDIFSAFDENKLTEQPDMYKRCMIKILSMEEAVCFPEENKHMKINISGRENCGQTYTDDVVYVKISNKGEPQEDKKYYGEVVSFIDRNRFKNVTHPVFVCLIDRRQSHLMIPICKTIPKINILHGRLAKKYPERLRTSVEIHKHDSGTNDLKFHKYHNITEGDKENWLFIVVLLKWKLTNIHPLGAVLGVVHSSKDIEEGLTLISYQNNLPLWFDYPSVDEIKELRDDLQAPGYQDITKTDKIFTIAGIEESFINHGFSIRKMTKNRVRVGIHVTDVSKVVHKDDDLDIHARSRGFSFHSSNTAHNKLMLPNHINNLCSLEPGRRRYAISVFFDIDQTEPSNIHVTEKTISRTVMRSSAHYNYIEVENIINNQDIIDDIFADDIKILFLLSKKLKFQRLQMESFTSPISVDFTTTDGIMKTKKAHSLVEEYLVLANNTIGSILTQNFPMNVPVFHPLQMARDSKNKQKEWYFLHKYFAHLLCSKQEEIIEEIGKLSLVNALPSPYYLYHRLADPSSMSENDEDVNIDIEKRLFVPIQSNVLDQIVRNVQIDRTIDEAIELICSDFVHPKQGLALKEWQSFEPSHQYRMSVLHRENPAVQFTCPLSRYCDIIIHRLIHAYLDEKNTPYDFTELRTICAYLNTLLKKTNDFNLQYKELVFSNYLKQQPIIFQGFVSHVSREKYDIFIPGLQDTMTKSLSVKFSEIDVCSIPEITLDNDMVTFNERTVITGDPENIEGNEDTHQIFSKVTVKWRRRLYSFKATVLEKPMDDEVQRPEKHVKIYPHQNTTFISLRFWKSTLQHVFDENRNALKNKMSNNNREQMKQELERNKQHIDSFKNSVTDVSSEVSDQVIIDHFVPFQTSFRHGQIVTVQMSAQELSGILTPIPQIAILTNGIKFCLPHVQDPIKTFLRYAKKSSLPKYRNVDEYKNIWLPVVEMESTYNAVHGEESVIINEVPLVFKNNQGMFEFDEEFCEKRDLEFGYIPEVNDNEGGSLINENKTYFPLPSGNFLCIMKDQDLDLETKQMIGNQILHKDTYIWSAHAETTKICKYQKLEQRRNGCQRRITKIRVAFQLHENSSPPPATSLDDCRLEIISKSPVDRRLENHLKKLRHGTDLAKNIALRKEINFPDRIHLEVAEQIETEGLDVDMWPNNQHQHWAIKTSLKRRFKLIQGPPGTGKTYIGVKLVYLFNKFNTLMQQKTGDTKNQIIFCGPSNRSVDLVARLVIEKLGPKAPRIVRIYGSAIEQLSFPIPGRASVTRRNISDAKADPYLVEHGVVLHYLIRQEGKPYAERIKELDNQLSDDVNMLEEINERDREPLKTTIKEIKEYKDIQSKATKEELPHYDVIFCTNSLVANPKVLKATKDRVYQLIIDESGMCSEPSTIVPIIATSAKQVVLIGDHKQLRPIIKCKEAAKLGLETSLFERYSENILYKTMLKEQYRMHPKICEFPSKHFYDGELKTHPGVGTSHQPLQMWPRTMADHWPHVFCHVEGDEEMLTVKTEAGNEQSRFNEAEVKQVMKVFQHMVENENVPPSSINVMSQYNAQCTALREESVNTGLTMPIVSTVVASQGGEWDYVIFSLVRSIPSYRIPEQPTRGWCLQNLGFITDKNQINVALTRAKKGLVIIGNRNLLVCDPVWKDLIHDYEKKNCMFIGTVFPPVP from the exons ATGGACTCAGATTCCGATGATGAATGGTATGATGAAGAGGCAAACCGAAGCAGGAATCGTCTTAGAAATAATGATTTACAACAAGGTACAAACACAGAGTCATTACATGATACACCAGAGTCTTGGTTTCACGAAGGTTTGGAAATCAATCGATACGAATTCATCAGGACAGAAAATGTAATTGTGTTGCGTCCATTTCTTTATCGAGACATATTTTCGgcatttgatgaaaacaaaCTCACTGAACAACCAGATATGTATAAAAGATGTATGATTAAAATCCTATCAATGGAAGAAGCTGTTTGTTTTCCAGAAGAAAACAAgcatatgaaaataaacatttctgGGCGAGAAAATTGTGGCCAAACATATACAGACGACGTAGTGTATGTAAAAATATCTAACAAAGGCGAGCCACAAGAAGATAAAAAATACTACGGTGAAGTCGTATCCTTCATAGATAGAAATCGCTTCAAGAATGTGACCCATCCTGTTTTTGTTTGTCTCATTGATCGACGACAGAGTCATCTGATGATTCCAATTTGCAAGACTATTCCAAAAATTAATATCTTACACGGACGTCTAGCTAAGAAGTATCCAGAGCGGCTAAGAACAAGCGTAGAAATTCATAAACATGATTCAGGTACAAATGATCTTAAGTTTCATAAGTATCATAACATCACAGAAGGTGACAAAGAAAACTGGTTGTTCATTGTAGTTCttttaaaatggaaattaaCTAATATTCACCCCCTAGGTGCAGTCTTAGGTGTAGTGCATAGCTCTAAAGACATAGAAGAGGGATTAACGTTGATTTCTTACCAAAACAATTTGCCATTATGGTTTGATTACCCATCTGTCGATGAAATCAAAGAATTGAGAGACGATTTGCAAGCCCCCGGTTATCAAGATATAACCAAAACCGACAAAATATTCACAATAGCTGGAATAGAAGAAAGTTTCATAAATCATGGTTTTAGCATTAGAAAAATGACAAAGAACAGAGTTAGAGTCGGTATTCATGTTACTGACGTCAGCAAGGTTGTTCACAAAGATGATGATTTAGATATTCATGCGCGATCCCGTGGATTTTCATTTCACAGTTCAAATACAGCACATAATAAACTTATGCTACCTAATCATATAAATAATCTTTGTAGCTTAGAACCAGGTCGCAGAAGGTATGCAATATCAGTTTTCTTTGACATTGACCAAACTGAACCaagtaatatacatgtaacagaAAAAACTATTAGCAGAACGGTAATGCGTTCCTCCGCCCATTACAATTACATAGAAGTTGAAAACATTATCAACAATCAAGATATCATTGATGATATTTTCGCTGACGACATAAAGATTCTTTTTCTACTGTCAAAGAAATTGAAATTCCAACGTCTTCAAATGGAGTCCTTTACCTCACCAATATCAGTAGATTTTACAACTACAGACGGTATCATGAAAACTAAAAAAGCACATTCTCTAGTTGAAGAATACCTTGTTCTAGCAAACAACACAATTGGAAGCATTCTGACGCAAAATTTTCCCATGAATGTTCCTGTTTTTCATCCATTACAAATGGCCAGAgatagtaaaaataaacaaaaagaatggtattttttacacaaatactTTGCTCATCTGTTGTGCAGCAAACAAGAAGAGATTATTGAAGAAATAGGGAAATTATCATTAGTTAATGCACTACCATCACCATATTACTTGTATCATAGGTTAGCTGATCCCTCCTCTATGAGTGAAAATGACGAAgatgtaaatattgatattgaaaagaGACTCTTTGTTCCAATACAGTCAAATGTTCTCGATCAAATTGTAAGAAATGTTCAAATAGATAGAACTATTGACGAAGCAATTGAACTAATTTGTTCTGATTTCGTTCATCCTAAACAAGGTTTAGCTTTAAAAGAATGGCAATCATTTGAGCCTAGTCACCAATACAGAATGTCTGTTCTCCATAGAGAAAATCCAGCTGTTCAGTTCACGTGCCCTCTAAGTAGATATTGTGATATTATTATCCATCGATTGATTCATGCTTACTTAGATGAAAAAAATACCCCCTATGACTTTACTGAATTACGAACCATATGTGCGTATTTAAATACGTTATTGAAAAAAACCAACGATTTCAATTTGCAGTATAAAGAATTAGTTTTCTCAAACTATTTAAAGCAACAGCCGATTATTTTTCAAGGTTTCGTTTCTCACGTATCACGCGAAAAATACGACATTTTCATACCAGGTCTTCAAGACACTATGACAAAAAGTTTGTCTGTAAAATTTAGCGAAATAGACGTTTGTAGTATTCCTGAAATCACATTGGACAACGATATGGTAACATTCAACGAAAGAACAGTCATAACTGGTGATCCAGAGAATATAGAAGGAAATGAAGATACACATCAAATATTCTCAAAAGTGACAGTGAAATGGAGAAGGCGTTTATACAGTTTCAAAGCTACTGTATTGGAAAAACCAATGGACGATGAAGTACAAAGACCTGAAAAGCATGTTAAGATATATCCTCACCAGAACACTACGTTTATAAGCTTGAGGTTTTGGAAAAGCACACTTCAACATGTCTTCGACGAAAATCGTaatgcattaaaaaataaaatgtctaaTAACAACAGAGAACAGATGAAGCAAGAACTTGAAAGAAATAAGCAGCACATAGATAGTTTTAAAAACAGTGTCACTGACGTTAGTTCTGAAGTATCTGACCAGGTAATAATTGATCACTTTGTACCATTCCAAACATCGTTTCGACATGGCCAAATTGTTACAGTTCAAATGTCAGCTCAAGAATTATCAGGAATTCTGACACCAATCCCTCAAATAGCTATCCTGACAAACGGTATCAAATTTTGTCTGCCACATGTACAAGATCCTATCAAAACGTTTCTTAGATATGCCAAAAAGAGTTCATTACCTAAGTACAGGAATGTAGACGAATACAAGAATATATGGCTTCCTGTGGTTGAAATGGAATCTACTTATAATGCTGTACATGGCGAGGAATCGGTGATAATCAACGAAGTACcacttgtatttaaaaataaccagGGTATGTTTGAGTTTGATGAagaattttgtgaaaaaaggGATTTGGAGTTTGGATATATTCCAGAAGTGAACGACAATGAAGGAGGATCATTAATAAATGAGAACAAAACATACTTTCCGTTACCGAGTGGAAATTTTCTTTGCATAATGAAAGACCAAGACCTAGACttggaaacaaaacaaatgatagGCAATCAGATTCTTCACAAAGATACATATATATGGAGTGCGCATGCAGAGACtactaaaatatgtaaatatcaaAAGTTAGAACAGCGACGAAATGGATGTCAACGTAGAATAACCAAGATTCGAGTAGCATTTCAACTTCACGAAAATAGTTCTCCGCCACCTGCTACTTCGTTAGATGACTGTAGACTAGAGATAATTTCCAAATCGCCAGTTGACAG GCGTCTTGAAAATCACTTGAAAAAGCTACGGCATGGAACCGATTTAGCCAAAAATATTGCACTGAGAAAAGAAATCAATTTTCCAG ATCGCATACATTTGGAAGTAGCGGAACAGATTGAGACAGAAGGTCTCGATGTTGATATGTGGCCAAATAATCAACATCAGCACTGGGCTATCAAGACATCTTTGAAAAGAAGATTTAAATTGATTCAAGGCCCACCAG GAACTGGCAAAACTTACATTGGTGTTAAGCTTGTTTACCTTTTCAACAAATTCAATACTTTGATGCAACAGAAAACGGGCGATACTAAGAATCAGATAATTTTCTGTGGACCTTCAAACAGATCTGTCGATTTGGTAGCAC GTCTTGTAATAGAGAAATTGGGACCAAAGGCCCCACGTATTGTTAGAATATATGGGAGTGCAATTGAACAACTAAGCTTCCCAATTCCTGGAAGAGCAAGTGTAACAAGGCGCAACATATCCGATGCTAAAGCGGATCCCTACCTAGTTGAACATGGTGTTGTCCTTCACTATTTAATTCGCCAAGAGGGTAAACCGTATGCTGAACGCATAAAGGAACTAGATAACCAATTGTCCGACGATGTCAATATGTtagaagaaataaatgaaagagATAGGGAGcctttaaaaacaacaattaaagaAATCAAGGAATACAAAGATATCCAGAGTAAGGCAACAAAAGAAGAGCTTCCACATTATGAcgttatattttgtacaaattcaCTGGTAGCAAACCCAAAAGTACTAAAAGCTACAAAAGACAGAGTTTACCAGCTTATAATCGACGAGAGTGGAATGTGTTCAGAACCATCAACAATAGTTCCAATTATAGCAACATCTGCGAAACAAGTTGTTCTAATTGGTGACCATAAACAACTTCGTCCAATAATCAAATGCAAAGAAGCAGCTAAACTAGGACTAGAAACCTCGCTTTTTGAAAGatattcagaaaatattttatacaaaaccATGCTAAAGGAACAATACAGAATG cACCCCAAAATATGCGAATTCCCGTCAAAACACTTTTATGATGGTGAATTAAAAACTCATCCTGGGGTCGGAACATCGCACCAACCATTGCAAATGTGGCCACGTACGATGGCTGACCATTGGCCTCATGTGTTTTGTCATGTAGAAGGAGATGAAGAGATGTTAACGGTTAAAACCGAAGCAGGAAATGAACAGTCAAGGTTCAACGAGGCCGAAGTTAAACAAGTG ATGAAAGTTTTTCAACATATGGTAGAAAACGAGAATGTGCCGCCTTCAAGCATCAATGTTATGTCTCAGTACAACGCCCAATGTACAGCATTGAGGGAAGAATCTGTTAACACTGGACTTACAATGCCTATAGTATCCACTGTAGTGGCCAGTCAAG
- the LOC134712400 gene encoding 3'-5' exoribonuclease HELZ2-like isoform X2, translated as MDSDSDDEWYDEEANRSRNRLRNNDLQQGTNTESLHDTPESWFHEGLEINRYEFIRTENVIVLRPFLYRDIFSAFDENKLTEQPDMYKRCMIKILSMEEAVCFPEENKHMKINISGRENCGQTYTDDVVYVKISNKGEPQEDKKYYGEVVSFIDRNRFKNVTHPVFVCLIDRRQSHLMIPICKTIPKINILHGRLAKKYPERLRTSVEIHKHDSGTNDLKFHKYHNITEGDKENWLFIVVLLKWKLTNIHPLGAVLGVVHSSKDIEEGLTLISYQNNLPLWFDYPSVDEIKELRDDLQAPGYQDITKTDKIFTIAGIEESFINHGFSIRKMTKNRVRVGIHVTDVSKVVHKDDDLDIHARSRGFSFHSSNTAHNKLMLPNHINNLCSLEPGRRRYAISVFFDIDQTEPSNIHVTEKTISRTVMRSSAHYNYIEVENIINNQDIIDDIFADDIKILFLLSKKLKFQRLQMESFTSPISVDFTTTDGIMKTKKAHSLVEEYLVLANNTIGSILTQNFPMNVPVFHPLQMARDSKNKQKEWYFLHKYFAHLLCSKQEEIIEEIGKLSLVNALPSPYYLYHRLADPSSMSENDEDVNIDIEKRLFVPIQSNVLDQIVRNVQIDRTIDEAIELICSDFVHPKQGLALKEWQSFEPSHQYRMSVLHRENPAVQFTCPLSRYCDIIIHRLIHAYLDEKNTPYDFTELRTICAYLNTLLKKTNDFNLQYKELVFSNYLKQQPIIFQGFVSHVSREKYDIFIPGLQDTMTKSLSVKFSEIDVCSIPEITLDNDMVTFNERTVITGDPENIEGNEDTHQIFSKVTVKWRRRLYSFKATVLEKPMDDEVQRPEKHVKIYPHQNTTFISLRFWKSTLQHVFDENRNALKNKMSNNNREQMKQELERNKQHIDSFKNSVTDVSSEVSDQVIIDHFVPFQTSFRHGQIVTVQMSAQELSGILTPIPQIAILTNGIKFCLPHVQDPIKTFLRYAKKSSLPKYRNVDEYKNIWLPVVEMESTYNAVHGEESVIINEVPLVFKNNQGMFEFDEEFCEKRDLEFGYIPEVNDNEGGSLINENKTYFPLPSGNFLCIMKDQDLDLETKQMIGNQILHKDTYIWSAHAETTKICKYQKLEQRRNGCQRRITKIRVAFQLHENSSPPPATSLDDCRLEIISKSPVDRRLENHLKKLRHGTDLAKNIALRKEINFPDRIHLEVAEQIETEGLDVDMWPNNQHQHWAIKTSLKRRFKLIQGPPGTGKTYIGVKLVYLFNKFNTLMQQKTGDTKNQIIFCGPSNRSVDLVARLVIEKLGPKAPRIVRIYGSAIEQLSFPIPGRASVTRRNISDAKADPYLVEHGVVLHYLIRQEGKPYAERIKELDNQLSDDVNMLEEINERDREPLKTTIKEIKEYKDIQSKATKEELPHYDVIFCTNSLVANPKVLKATKDRVYQLIIDESGMCSEPSTIVPIIATSAKQVVLIGDHKQLRPIIKCKEAAKLGLETSLFERYSENILYKTMLKEQYRMHPKICEFPSKHFYDGELKTHPGVGTSHQPLQMWPRTMADHWPHVFCHVEGDEEMLTVKTEAGNEQSRFNEAEVKQVMKVFQHMVENENVPPSSINVMSQYNAQCTALREESVNTGLTMPIVSTVVASQGGEWDYVIFSLVRSIPSYRIPEQPTRGWCLQNLGFITDKNQINVALTRAKKGLVIIGNRNLLVCDPVWKDLIHDYEKKKCMFKGSNFPPST; from the exons ATGGACTCAGATTCCGATGATGAATGGTATGATGAAGAGGCAAACCGAAGCAGGAATCGTCTTAGAAATAATGATTTACAACAAGGTACAAACACAGAGTCATTACATGATACACCAGAGTCTTGGTTTCACGAAGGTTTGGAAATCAATCGATACGAATTCATCAGGACAGAAAATGTAATTGTGTTGCGTCCATTTCTTTATCGAGACATATTTTCGgcatttgatgaaaacaaaCTCACTGAACAACCAGATATGTATAAAAGATGTATGATTAAAATCCTATCAATGGAAGAAGCTGTTTGTTTTCCAGAAGAAAACAAgcatatgaaaataaacatttctgGGCGAGAAAATTGTGGCCAAACATATACAGACGACGTAGTGTATGTAAAAATATCTAACAAAGGCGAGCCACAAGAAGATAAAAAATACTACGGTGAAGTCGTATCCTTCATAGATAGAAATCGCTTCAAGAATGTGACCCATCCTGTTTTTGTTTGTCTCATTGATCGACGACAGAGTCATCTGATGATTCCAATTTGCAAGACTATTCCAAAAATTAATATCTTACACGGACGTCTAGCTAAGAAGTATCCAGAGCGGCTAAGAACAAGCGTAGAAATTCATAAACATGATTCAGGTACAAATGATCTTAAGTTTCATAAGTATCATAACATCACAGAAGGTGACAAAGAAAACTGGTTGTTCATTGTAGTTCttttaaaatggaaattaaCTAATATTCACCCCCTAGGTGCAGTCTTAGGTGTAGTGCATAGCTCTAAAGACATAGAAGAGGGATTAACGTTGATTTCTTACCAAAACAATTTGCCATTATGGTTTGATTACCCATCTGTCGATGAAATCAAAGAATTGAGAGACGATTTGCAAGCCCCCGGTTATCAAGATATAACCAAAACCGACAAAATATTCACAATAGCTGGAATAGAAGAAAGTTTCATAAATCATGGTTTTAGCATTAGAAAAATGACAAAGAACAGAGTTAGAGTCGGTATTCATGTTACTGACGTCAGCAAGGTTGTTCACAAAGATGATGATTTAGATATTCATGCGCGATCCCGTGGATTTTCATTTCACAGTTCAAATACAGCACATAATAAACTTATGCTACCTAATCATATAAATAATCTTTGTAGCTTAGAACCAGGTCGCAGAAGGTATGCAATATCAGTTTTCTTTGACATTGACCAAACTGAACCaagtaatatacatgtaacagaAAAAACTATTAGCAGAACGGTAATGCGTTCCTCCGCCCATTACAATTACATAGAAGTTGAAAACATTATCAACAATCAAGATATCATTGATGATATTTTCGCTGACGACATAAAGATTCTTTTTCTACTGTCAAAGAAATTGAAATTCCAACGTCTTCAAATGGAGTCCTTTACCTCACCAATATCAGTAGATTTTACAACTACAGACGGTATCATGAAAACTAAAAAAGCACATTCTCTAGTTGAAGAATACCTTGTTCTAGCAAACAACACAATTGGAAGCATTCTGACGCAAAATTTTCCCATGAATGTTCCTGTTTTTCATCCATTACAAATGGCCAGAgatagtaaaaataaacaaaaagaatggtattttttacacaaatactTTGCTCATCTGTTGTGCAGCAAACAAGAAGAGATTATTGAAGAAATAGGGAAATTATCATTAGTTAATGCACTACCATCACCATATTACTTGTATCATAGGTTAGCTGATCCCTCCTCTATGAGTGAAAATGACGAAgatgtaaatattgatattgaaaagaGACTCTTTGTTCCAATACAGTCAAATGTTCTCGATCAAATTGTAAGAAATGTTCAAATAGATAGAACTATTGACGAAGCAATTGAACTAATTTGTTCTGATTTCGTTCATCCTAAACAAGGTTTAGCTTTAAAAGAATGGCAATCATTTGAGCCTAGTCACCAATACAGAATGTCTGTTCTCCATAGAGAAAATCCAGCTGTTCAGTTCACGTGCCCTCTAAGTAGATATTGTGATATTATTATCCATCGATTGATTCATGCTTACTTAGATGAAAAAAATACCCCCTATGACTTTACTGAATTACGAACCATATGTGCGTATTTAAATACGTTATTGAAAAAAACCAACGATTTCAATTTGCAGTATAAAGAATTAGTTTTCTCAAACTATTTAAAGCAACAGCCGATTATTTTTCAAGGTTTCGTTTCTCACGTATCACGCGAAAAATACGACATTTTCATACCAGGTCTTCAAGACACTATGACAAAAAGTTTGTCTGTAAAATTTAGCGAAATAGACGTTTGTAGTATTCCTGAAATCACATTGGACAACGATATGGTAACATTCAACGAAAGAACAGTCATAACTGGTGATCCAGAGAATATAGAAGGAAATGAAGATACACATCAAATATTCTCAAAAGTGACAGTGAAATGGAGAAGGCGTTTATACAGTTTCAAAGCTACTGTATTGGAAAAACCAATGGACGATGAAGTACAAAGACCTGAAAAGCATGTTAAGATATATCCTCACCAGAACACTACGTTTATAAGCTTGAGGTTTTGGAAAAGCACACTTCAACATGTCTTCGACGAAAATCGTaatgcattaaaaaataaaatgtctaaTAACAACAGAGAACAGATGAAGCAAGAACTTGAAAGAAATAAGCAGCACATAGATAGTTTTAAAAACAGTGTCACTGACGTTAGTTCTGAAGTATCTGACCAGGTAATAATTGATCACTTTGTACCATTCCAAACATCGTTTCGACATGGCCAAATTGTTACAGTTCAAATGTCAGCTCAAGAATTATCAGGAATTCTGACACCAATCCCTCAAATAGCTATCCTGACAAACGGTATCAAATTTTGTCTGCCACATGTACAAGATCCTATCAAAACGTTTCTTAGATATGCCAAAAAGAGTTCATTACCTAAGTACAGGAATGTAGACGAATACAAGAATATATGGCTTCCTGTGGTTGAAATGGAATCTACTTATAATGCTGTACATGGCGAGGAATCGGTGATAATCAACGAAGTACcacttgtatttaaaaataaccagGGTATGTTTGAGTTTGATGAagaattttgtgaaaaaaggGATTTGGAGTTTGGATATATTCCAGAAGTGAACGACAATGAAGGAGGATCATTAATAAATGAGAACAAAACATACTTTCCGTTACCGAGTGGAAATTTTCTTTGCATAATGAAAGACCAAGACCTAGACttggaaacaaaacaaatgatagGCAATCAGATTCTTCACAAAGATACATATATATGGAGTGCGCATGCAGAGACtactaaaatatgtaaatatcaaAAGTTAGAACAGCGACGAAATGGATGTCAACGTAGAATAACCAAGATTCGAGTAGCATTTCAACTTCACGAAAATAGTTCTCCGCCACCTGCTACTTCGTTAGATGACTGTAGACTAGAGATAATTTCCAAATCGCCAGTTGACAG GCGTCTTGAAAATCACTTGAAAAAGCTACGGCATGGAACCGATTTAGCCAAAAATATTGCACTGAGAAAAGAAATCAATTTTCCAG ATCGCATACATTTGGAAGTAGCGGAACAGATTGAGACAGAAGGTCTCGATGTTGATATGTGGCCAAATAATCAACATCAGCACTGGGCTATCAAGACATCTTTGAAAAGAAGATTTAAATTGATTCAAGGCCCACCAG GAACTGGCAAAACTTACATTGGTGTTAAGCTTGTTTACCTTTTCAACAAATTCAATACTTTGATGCAACAGAAAACGGGCGATACTAAGAATCAGATAATTTTCTGTGGACCTTCAAACAGATCTGTCGATTTGGTAGCAC GTCTTGTAATAGAGAAATTGGGACCAAAGGCCCCACGTATTGTTAGAATATATGGGAGTGCAATTGAACAACTAAGCTTCCCAATTCCTGGAAGAGCAAGTGTAACAAGGCGCAACATATCCGATGCTAAAGCGGATCCCTACCTAGTTGAACATGGTGTTGTCCTTCACTATTTAATTCGCCAAGAGGGTAAACCGTATGCTGAACGCATAAAGGAACTAGATAACCAATTGTCCGACGATGTCAATATGTtagaagaaataaatgaaagagATAGGGAGcctttaaaaacaacaattaaagaAATCAAGGAATACAAAGATATCCAGAGTAAGGCAACAAAAGAAGAGCTTCCACATTATGAcgttatattttgtacaaattcaCTGGTAGCAAACCCAAAAGTACTAAAAGCTACAAAAGACAGAGTTTACCAGCTTATAATCGACGAGAGTGGAATGTGTTCAGAACCATCAACAATAGTTCCAATTATAGCAACATCTGCGAAACAAGTTGTTCTAATTGGTGACCATAAACAACTTCGTCCAATAATCAAATGCAAAGAAGCAGCTAAACTAGGACTAGAAACCTCGCTTTTTGAAAGatattcagaaaatattttatacaaaaccATGCTAAAGGAACAATACAGAATG cACCCCAAAATATGCGAATTCCCGTCAAAACACTTTTATGATGGTGAATTAAAAACTCATCCTGGGGTCGGAACATCGCACCAACCATTGCAAATGTGGCCACGTACGATGGCTGACCATTGGCCTCATGTGTTTTGTCATGTAGAAGGAGATGAAGAGATGTTAACGGTTAAAACCGAAGCAGGAAATGAACAGTCAAGGTTCAACGAGGCCGAAGTTAAACAAGTG ATGAAAGTTTTTCAACATATGGTAGAAAACGAGAATGTGCCGCCTTCAAGCATCAATGTTATGTCTCAGTACAACGCCCAATGTACAGCATTGAGGGAAGAATCTGTTAACACTGGACTTACAATGCCTATAGTATCCACTGTAGTGGCCAGTCAAG